Proteins encoded within one genomic window of Sphingosinicella ginsenosidimutans:
- a CDS encoding alpha-ketoacid dehydrogenase subunit beta, whose product MNMIEALNSAHDVMLGRDEAVVAFGEDAGYFGGVFRVTAGLQKKYGKTRVFDAPIAEGGIVGTAIGMALYGLKPVAEIQFADYIFPGFDQIFSEAGRIRYRTAGEWSVPMVIRSPYGGGIFGGQTHSQSPEAFFAHMPGIKTVIPSNPYDAKGLLIAAIEDPDPVLFFEPKRIYNGPFDGYYDRPVTPWARDPRAEVPEGHYTVPIGKAAVVREGEAVTVLAYGTMVHVALATAAVEGIDAEVIDLRTIVPLDIGTIEQSVKKTGRCVVLHEATRTAGFGAELSALVQERCFYHLEAPVVRVTGYDTPYPHSMEWDYFPGPARLGPALKAVLKD is encoded by the coding sequence ATGAACATGATCGAGGCGCTGAACAGCGCCCATGACGTGATGCTTGGCCGCGACGAGGCCGTCGTCGCGTTCGGCGAGGATGCCGGCTATTTCGGCGGCGTCTTCCGCGTCACCGCCGGCCTCCAGAAGAAATATGGCAAGACCCGCGTGTTCGATGCGCCGATCGCCGAGGGCGGCATTGTCGGCACCGCGATCGGCATGGCGCTCTATGGCCTGAAGCCGGTCGCGGAGATCCAGTTCGCCGATTATATCTTCCCCGGCTTCGACCAGATTTTCTCCGAAGCGGGGCGCATCCGCTATCGCACCGCGGGCGAATGGTCGGTGCCGATGGTGATCCGCAGCCCCTATGGCGGCGGCATCTTCGGCGGGCAGACGCACTCGCAATCGCCCGAGGCCTTCTTCGCGCACATGCCGGGGATCAAGACGGTGATCCCGTCCAATCCCTATGATGCCAAGGGCCTGCTGATCGCGGCGATCGAGGATCCCGATCCGGTCCTCTTCTTCGAGCCCAAGCGCATCTATAACGGCCCGTTCGACGGCTATTACGATCGGCCGGTCACGCCCTGGGCGAGGGACCCGCGCGCCGAGGTGCCGGAGGGGCATTATACCGTTCCGATCGGCAAGGCGGCGGTGGTCCGCGAGGGCGAGGCGGTGACCGTGCTCGCCTACGGCACGATGGTCCATGTCGCGCTCGCCACCGCGGCGGTCGAGGGGATCGACGCCGAGGTGATCGATCTTCGCACCATCGTGCCGCTCGACATCGGGACGATCGAGCAATCGGTGAAGAAGACCGGCCGCTGCGTCGTGCTTCACGAGGCGACGCGGACCGCCGGCTTCGGCGCGGAACTGAGCGCGCTCGTCCAGGAACGCTGCTTCTATCATCTCGAGGCGCCCGTGGTCCGGGTCACCGGCTACGACACGCCCTATCCCCATTCGATGGAATGGGATTATTTTCCGGGGCCGGCGCGGCTCGGCCCCGCGCTCAAGGCCGTATTGAAGGACTGA
- a CDS encoding dihydrolipoamide acetyltransferase family protein, producing the protein MARYEFKLPDIGEGIAEAEIVAWHVAVGDTVAEDQQLADMMTDKATVEMESPVAGKVVEIAGQVGDMVPIGSVLVVLETEGEAAATEVPELKATETQEPVADGLVPEPEVPEAATAVPPAPKTGSFVPSEVEGRPSDSVQRASTSLGTSDGGDKVHKSDVQASPAVRQRARDLGIDLARVRYAGDRIRHADLDAYLLYNGGGVAHGPAAKRADEDVKVVGLRRKIAENMQEAKRRIPHFTLVEEYDVTALEETRAMMNRDRGDNPKLTMLPFLITALCRALPDFPQINARYDDEANVIHRSGAVHMGMATQTDNGLSVAVIRNAEGRDVWSLAGEILRLAEATRTGKATRDELQGSTITISSLGPWGGIASTPVINRPEVAILAVNKVRETPVVVDGALEVRKMMNLSISCDHRVVDGWDAALFMQALKGLIENPLRLLSMR; encoded by the coding sequence ATGGCCCGCTACGAATTCAAGCTCCCCGACATCGGTGAAGGCATCGCCGAGGCCGAGATCGTCGCCTGGCACGTCGCGGTCGGCGATACGGTGGCCGAGGATCAGCAGCTCGCCGACATGATGACCGACAAGGCGACGGTCGAGATGGAAAGCCCGGTCGCCGGCAAGGTCGTCGAGATCGCCGGGCAGGTGGGCGACATGGTGCCGATCGGATCGGTCCTCGTCGTGCTTGAAACGGAAGGGGAGGCGGCCGCGACGGAGGTGCCGGAGCTCAAGGCGACCGAGACCCAGGAGCCGGTCGCCGACGGGCTCGTGCCGGAACCGGAAGTGCCCGAAGCGGCAACCGCCGTTCCGCCCGCGCCGAAAACAGGCTCGTTCGTCCCGAGCGAAGTCGAGGGGCGCCCCTCGGACTCCGTGCAGCGCGCCTCGACTTCGCTCGGCACGAGCGATGGGGGGGACAAGGTTCACAAGTCCGATGTCCAGGCCTCCCCCGCGGTGCGGCAGCGCGCCCGCGATCTCGGCATCGATCTCGCGCGGGTCAGATATGCCGGCGATCGCATCCGCCATGCCGATCTCGACGCCTATCTGCTCTACAATGGCGGCGGCGTCGCGCACGGGCCGGCGGCGAAGCGGGCGGACGAGGACGTGAAGGTCGTCGGCCTCCGGCGCAAGATCGCCGAGAATATGCAGGAGGCGAAGCGCCGCATCCCGCATTTCACCCTGGTCGAGGAATATGACGTCACCGCGCTCGAGGAAACGCGCGCGATGATGAACCGCGATCGCGGCGACAATCCCAAGCTCACCATGCTGCCCTTCCTCATCACCGCCCTGTGTCGCGCGCTGCCCGATTTCCCGCAGATCAACGCGCGCTACGATGACGAGGCGAACGTCATCCACCGCTCCGGCGCCGTCCACATGGGCATGGCGACGCAGACCGATAACGGCCTGTCGGTGGCGGTGATCCGCAACGCCGAGGGCCGCGACGTCTGGAGCCTCGCCGGTGAAATCCTGCGCCTCGCCGAGGCGACCCGCACCGGCAAGGCGACGCGCGACGAGCTGCAGGGATCGACGATCACCATCTCCAGCCTCGGCCCGTGGGGCGGCATCGCCTCCACCCCTGTCATCAACCGGCCGGAGGTCGCGATCCTTGCGGTCAACAAGGTCCGCGAGACGCCGGTCGTCGTCGATGGCGCGCTCGAGGTCCGCAAGATGATGAACCTCTCCATCTCCTGCGATCACCGGGTCGTCGACGGCTGGGATGCGGCCTTGTTCATGCAGGCGCTGAAGGGCCTGATCGAAAATCCGCTGCGCCTGCTGTCGATGCGCTGA